The Acinonyx jubatus isolate Ajub_Pintada_27869175 chromosome D1, VMU_Ajub_asm_v1.0, whole genome shotgun sequence genome includes a window with the following:
- the PAAF1 gene encoding proteasomal ATPase-associated factor 1 isoform X2, which translates to MAAPLRIQSDWAQALRKDEGEAWLSCHPPGKPTLYGSLTCQGIGLDGIPEVTASEGFIVNEINKITCLDISSGGGLGVSSSADGSMKIWQASNGELRRVLEGHVFDVNCCRFFPSGLVVLSGGMDAQLKIWSAEDASCVVTFKGHKGGILDTAIVDRGRNVVSGSRDGTARLWDCGRSACLGVIADCGSSINGMAVGAADNSINLGSPEQMPSEREVGTELKMLLLAREDKKLQCLGLQSRQPVFLFVGSDAFNCCTFLSGFLLLAGTQDGNIYQLDVRSPRVPVQVIHRSGAPVLSLLSFRDGFIASQGDGSCFIVQQDLDYLIELTGADCDPVYKVATWEKQIYTCCRDGLVRRYQLSDL; encoded by the exons ATGGCGGCGCCTTTGAGGATTCAGAGCGACTGGGCCCAAGCCCTCAG GAAGGATGAAGGGGAAGCCTGGCTGAGTTGTCACCCCCCAG GGAAACCAACTTTGTATGGTAGCCTGACTTGTCAAGGAATTGGCCTCGATGGCATCCCAGAAGTTACAGCTTCAGAAGGATTTAttgtgaatgaaataaataag aTAACGTGCCTGGACATTTCCAGTGGAGGCGGCCTTGGTGTGTCTTCTAGTGCTGATGGGAGCATGAAGATCTGGCAGGCTTCCAATGGCGAGCTCAGA agaGTATTGGAAGGACATGTGTTTGATGTGAATTGTTGCAGGTTTTTCCCATCAGGCCTTGTGGTTCTGAGTGGGGGAATGGATGCCCAGTTGAAGATCTGGTCAGCTGAAGATGCTAGCTGTGTGGTGACCTTCAAAGGTCACAAAGGAG gTATTCTGGATACAGCCATTGTTGATCGGGGCAGGAATGTGGTGTCTGGTTCTCGAGACGGAACAGCACGACTTTGGGATTGTGGGCGCTCAGCCTGCCTGGGAGTCATTGCAGACTGTGGTTCTTCCATCAATGGAATGGCTGTGGGTGCTGCTGACAACTCCATAAATCTTGGCTCCCCTGAGCAGATGCCCA GTGAACGGGAGGTTGGAACAGAGTTGAAAATGCTGCTGTTGGCACGGGAAGATAAGAAACTTCAGTGCTTGGGACTGCAGAGCAGGCAGCCG GTGTTCCTCTTTGTTGGCTCAGATGCCTTCAACTGCTGcacttttctctctggcttcttgTTATTGGCTGGGACACAAGATGGAAACATTTATCAGCTGGACGTGAGGAGTCCGAG GGTTCCAGTACAAGTCATCCACAGGTCAGGAGCACCGGTTCTGTCCCTGCTAAGTTTCAGAGATGGATTCATTGCTAGTCAAG gTGATGGAAGCTGTTTCATTGTCCAGCAAGACCTAGACTATCTCATTGAGCTCACTGGGGCTGACTGTGACCCTGTGTACAAG
- the PAAF1 gene encoding proteasomal ATPase-associated factor 1 isoform X1 produces MAAPLRIQSDWAQALRKDEGEAWLSCHPPGKPTLYGSLTCQGIGLDGIPEVTASEGFIVNEINKKSIHISCPEENASSKFLAPYTTFSRIHSKSITCLDISSGGGLGVSSSADGSMKIWQASNGELRRVLEGHVFDVNCCRFFPSGLVVLSGGMDAQLKIWSAEDASCVVTFKGHKGGILDTAIVDRGRNVVSGSRDGTARLWDCGRSACLGVIADCGSSINGMAVGAADNSINLGSPEQMPSEREVGTELKMLLLAREDKKLQCLGLQSRQPVFLFVGSDAFNCCTFLSGFLLLAGTQDGNIYQLDVRSPRVPVQVIHRSGAPVLSLLSFRDGFIASQGDGSCFIVQQDLDYLIELTGADCDPVYKVATWEKQIYTCCRDGLVRRYQLSDL; encoded by the exons ATGGCGGCGCCTTTGAGGATTCAGAGCGACTGGGCCCAAGCCCTCAG GAAGGATGAAGGGGAAGCCTGGCTGAGTTGTCACCCCCCAG GGAAACCAACTTTGTATGGTAGCCTGACTTGTCAAGGAATTGGCCTCGATGGCATCCCAGAAGTTACAGCTTCAGAAGGATTTAttgtgaatgaaataaataag AAAAGCATTCATATTTCTTGTCCGGAGGAAAATGCATCCTCGAAGTTTTTGGCACCATACACTACTTTTTCCAGAATTCATTCCAAGAGT aTAACGTGCCTGGACATTTCCAGTGGAGGCGGCCTTGGTGTGTCTTCTAGTGCTGATGGGAGCATGAAGATCTGGCAGGCTTCCAATGGCGAGCTCAGA agaGTATTGGAAGGACATGTGTTTGATGTGAATTGTTGCAGGTTTTTCCCATCAGGCCTTGTGGTTCTGAGTGGGGGAATGGATGCCCAGTTGAAGATCTGGTCAGCTGAAGATGCTAGCTGTGTGGTGACCTTCAAAGGTCACAAAGGAG gTATTCTGGATACAGCCATTGTTGATCGGGGCAGGAATGTGGTGTCTGGTTCTCGAGACGGAACAGCACGACTTTGGGATTGTGGGCGCTCAGCCTGCCTGGGAGTCATTGCAGACTGTGGTTCTTCCATCAATGGAATGGCTGTGGGTGCTGCTGACAACTCCATAAATCTTGGCTCCCCTGAGCAGATGCCCA GTGAACGGGAGGTTGGAACAGAGTTGAAAATGCTGCTGTTGGCACGGGAAGATAAGAAACTTCAGTGCTTGGGACTGCAGAGCAGGCAGCCG GTGTTCCTCTTTGTTGGCTCAGATGCCTTCAACTGCTGcacttttctctctggcttcttgTTATTGGCTGGGACACAAGATGGAAACATTTATCAGCTGGACGTGAGGAGTCCGAG GGTTCCAGTACAAGTCATCCACAGGTCAGGAGCACCGGTTCTGTCCCTGCTAAGTTTCAGAGATGGATTCATTGCTAGTCAAG gTGATGGAAGCTGTTTCATTGTCCAGCAAGACCTAGACTATCTCATTGAGCTCACTGGGGCTGACTGTGACCCTGTGTACAAG
- the PAAF1 gene encoding proteasomal ATPase-associated factor 1 isoform X3, producing the protein MFAPGCFLIKRITCLDISSGGGLGVSSSADGSMKIWQASNGELRRVLEGHVFDVNCCRFFPSGLVVLSGGMDAQLKIWSAEDASCVVTFKGHKGGILDTAIVDRGRNVVSGSRDGTARLWDCGRSACLGVIADCGSSINGMAVGAADNSINLGSPEQMPSEREVGTELKMLLLAREDKKLQCLGLQSRQPVFLFVGSDAFNCCTFLSGFLLLAGTQDGNIYQLDVRSPRVPVQVIHRSGAPVLSLLSFRDGFIASQGDGSCFIVQQDLDYLIELTGADCDPVYKVATWEKQIYTCCRDGLVRRYQLSDL; encoded by the exons ATGTTTGCACCTgggtgttttttaataaaaagg aTAACGTGCCTGGACATTTCCAGTGGAGGCGGCCTTGGTGTGTCTTCTAGTGCTGATGGGAGCATGAAGATCTGGCAGGCTTCCAATGGCGAGCTCAGA agaGTATTGGAAGGACATGTGTTTGATGTGAATTGTTGCAGGTTTTTCCCATCAGGCCTTGTGGTTCTGAGTGGGGGAATGGATGCCCAGTTGAAGATCTGGTCAGCTGAAGATGCTAGCTGTGTGGTGACCTTCAAAGGTCACAAAGGAG gTATTCTGGATACAGCCATTGTTGATCGGGGCAGGAATGTGGTGTCTGGTTCTCGAGACGGAACAGCACGACTTTGGGATTGTGGGCGCTCAGCCTGCCTGGGAGTCATTGCAGACTGTGGTTCTTCCATCAATGGAATGGCTGTGGGTGCTGCTGACAACTCCATAAATCTTGGCTCCCCTGAGCAGATGCCCA GTGAACGGGAGGTTGGAACAGAGTTGAAAATGCTGCTGTTGGCACGGGAAGATAAGAAACTTCAGTGCTTGGGACTGCAGAGCAGGCAGCCG GTGTTCCTCTTTGTTGGCTCAGATGCCTTCAACTGCTGcacttttctctctggcttcttgTTATTGGCTGGGACACAAGATGGAAACATTTATCAGCTGGACGTGAGGAGTCCGAG GGTTCCAGTACAAGTCATCCACAGGTCAGGAGCACCGGTTCTGTCCCTGCTAAGTTTCAGAGATGGATTCATTGCTAGTCAAG gTGATGGAAGCTGTTTCATTGTCCAGCAAGACCTAGACTATCTCATTGAGCTCACTGGGGCTGACTGTGACCCTGTGTACAAG